A single genomic interval of Chryseobacterium paludis harbors:
- a CDS encoding tRNA threonylcarbamoyladenosine dehydratase, with the protein MDKYWLERTELLIKENGLEKLNKATVLIVGLGGVGSFAAEFLARAGVGSMTIVDGDTVDITNINRQLPALHSTVGKHKVEVVAERLLDINPNLNLVKINEFLNPDRMDEVLDSAKFDFVLDCIDSVTPKVCLMIAARRRRIKMVSSMGAGGKMDPSKVLVRDISKTQNCYLAKEVRKRLKKEKIDKGIRCVFSNELQNEESLKMTDGANYKRSFYGTISYIPAIFGLYAAAEVINYLVKKN; encoded by the coding sequence ATGGATAAATACTGGTTGGAGAGAACAGAGCTTCTTATTAAGGAAAATGGATTGGAAAAACTAAATAAGGCAACTGTTCTTATTGTTGGTTTGGGCGGTGTTGGTTCTTTTGCAGCAGAATTCCTAGCCAGGGCTGGTGTTGGAAGTATGACCATCGTAGACGGTGATACAGTAGATATTACGAATATCAACCGGCAGCTTCCCGCTTTACATTCTACAGTTGGAAAACATAAAGTAGAAGTGGTTGCTGAAAGACTTTTAGATATCAATCCTAACCTCAATCTGGTAAAAATCAATGAGTTTCTAAATCCCGACAGGATGGATGAAGTACTAGATTCCGCAAAATTTGATTTTGTCCTGGATTGTATTGACAGCGTAACCCCTAAAGTGTGTTTAATGATCGCTGCCAGAAGAAGAAGAATAAAGATGGTAAGCTCAATGGGTGCAGGTGGTAAAATGGATCCTAGCAAAGTCTTGGTAAGAGATATCAGTAAAACTCAAAACTGTTATTTAGCAAAGGAAGTAAGAAAAAGACTAAAAAAGGAAAAGATAGATAAAGGAATCAGATGTGTCTTTTCTAATGAACTGCAGAATGAAGAAAGCCTGAAAATGACAGATGGGGCAAATTATAAAAGATCCTTTTATGGTACAATAAGCTACATTCCAGCTATCTTTGGTTTGTATGCAGCAGCTGAAGTTATTAATTATTTAGTAAAAAAGAATTAA
- the porD gene encoding type IX secretion system protein PorD, producing the protein MKKLISLFLLLFIYNTSFSQELLCTVQVNAQQLGGSNQQVFKTLEKSLKDFINNTSWTGKKLQNFEKIKSNFAIVISKSEGNNKYSGNIVIQAVRPVYSSNYESPLINLQDTKFAFEYVENENLIFNERQFSGKNLIDVISFYVYLVLGYDADSFQSMGGTPWFAKAQQIGQNAQNRGYEGWAQIGSEGPRTRGVLINQLTSPNLSQLRSIFYTYHRAGLDNLFNQDQTQPKKVIYDALLQMKTYENSFQQNYALNLFIETKNDEIFNIFNSNNNGGIVLNDLKQMMMVFAPKFNDKWDKWK; encoded by the coding sequence ATGAAAAAACTTATAAGTTTATTTTTACTGCTTTTCATATATAATACCAGCTTTTCGCAAGAGTTGTTGTGTACAGTTCAGGTAAATGCCCAGCAGTTGGGAGGAAGTAACCAACAGGTTTTTAAAACCTTGGAAAAAAGCCTTAAGGACTTTATAAATAACACGAGCTGGACTGGTAAAAAACTTCAGAACTTTGAAAAAATAAAATCTAACTTCGCTATTGTAATTTCTAAAAGCGAAGGGAATAATAAATATTCCGGGAATATTGTAATTCAGGCAGTTCGCCCTGTTTATAGTTCAAATTATGAATCTCCATTAATTAACCTACAGGATACCAAATTCGCTTTTGAGTATGTAGAAAACGAAAATCTTATATTTAATGAGCGACAGTTTTCTGGTAAAAACTTAATTGATGTCATCAGCTTCTATGTGTATCTTGTTTTAGGATACGATGCGGATAGTTTTCAATCGATGGGTGGAACTCCATGGTTTGCAAAGGCACAACAGATCGGGCAAAATGCACAAAATCGAGGATATGAGGGCTGGGCACAAATTGGAAGTGAAGGGCCAAGAACAAGAGGGGTTTTAATCAACCAGTTAACAAGTCCTAATTTAAGTCAGTTACGTTCGATATTTTATACTTACCACAGAGCAGGATTAGATAATCTGTTCAATCAGGATCAGACTCAGCCAAAGAAAGTTATTTATGATGCTTTACTACAAATGAAAACGTATGAAAACAGCTTTCAGCAGAATTATGCATTGAATTTGTTTATTGAAACAAAGAACGATGAAATTTTTAATATTTTCAATTCCAACAATAACGGCGGTATCGTCTTAAATGATCTGAAGCAAATGATGATGGTTTTCGCGCCGAAGTTTAATGATAAATGGGATAAGTGGAAATAG
- a CDS encoding DNA-directed RNA polymerase subunit omega, translated as MSVKDTKAEVNTITYDKDKIEDKVGSIYEAIVIMGKRAEQINAEIRTELHNKLDEFAVHNSTLEEVFENREQIEISKHYEKLPKPTSIAIEEWLNGDVYFRKTEERK; from the coding sequence ATGAGCGTAAAAGATACAAAAGCAGAAGTAAATACTATTACTTACGATAAAGATAAGATTGAAGATAAAGTAGGTTCAATCTATGAAGCTATTGTTATCATGGGAAAAAGAGCTGAGCAGATTAATGCAGAAATTCGTACTGAATTGCATAACAAATTAGATGAATTTGCTGTTCACAACTCTACATTGGAAGAAGTTTTCGAAAACAGAGAACAGATCGAGATCTCTAAACATTATGAAAAACTTCCAAAGCCAACTTCTATTGCTATTGAAGAATGGTTAAATGGAGATGTTTACTTCAGAAAGACTGAAGAGAGAAAATAA
- a CDS encoding outer membrane protein assembly factor BamD, whose amino-acid sequence MKKYILGLFAIAVISSCASQQEKALKSADKAFILKAANENFAKKKWKNALALYDRLANLVAGTDDFPNVGFNTAYANYYDKNYKLAGHQFKNFSVSFPKDPRAEEAAYMSALCYYEGSMDYNLDQTSTELAVNELQDFLNNYPNSERSKNINQLIDELTYKLEFKSYENARQYYKMGDYKSATVALENVLEDFPSTKLRPKIYDYMMKSRYLLAQNSIYGLKEERIESALAFTRQVEKELPNTEYSKTALDLREKLEKEKQNFAVVKKQTEARMATLTARQKKEVDKLEARNKTEQQIKDQVATEKKAMQMQRDSAALQTPPPAATFKIQR is encoded by the coding sequence ATGAAAAAATATATTTTAGGTCTTTTTGCCATAGCTGTAATTTCATCATGTGCAAGCCAGCAAGAAAAAGCATTGAAAAGTGCTGATAAAGCTTTCATCTTAAAAGCAGCTAATGAAAATTTTGCTAAAAAGAAATGGAAAAATGCTTTAGCTCTTTACGACAGATTAGCTAATCTTGTTGCAGGAACAGATGATTTCCCTAATGTTGGGTTTAATACAGCCTATGCAAACTATTATGATAAAAATTATAAGCTAGCAGGGCATCAGTTTAAAAACTTTTCTGTGAGCTTTCCAAAAGATCCAAGAGCAGAAGAAGCAGCGTATATGTCTGCCCTATGTTACTATGAAGGATCTATGGACTATAACTTAGATCAAACCAGTACTGAATTAGCAGTAAATGAATTACAGGATTTCTTAAATAACTACCCTAATTCTGAAAGATCGAAAAATATCAACCAGCTTATTGATGAGCTGACTTATAAATTGGAGTTTAAGTCTTACGAGAATGCAAGACAATACTACAAAATGGGGGATTATAAATCCGCAACTGTTGCTTTGGAAAATGTATTAGAAGATTTTCCAAGTACAAAACTTCGTCCGAAGATCTATGATTATATGATGAAGTCCCGTTATTTGCTTGCTCAAAATTCAATCTATGGTCTTAAAGAAGAACGTATAGAAAGTGCTTTGGCTTTCACAAGACAAGTTGAGAAAGAACTTCCAAATACGGAATATTCCAAAACAGCATTAGATCTTAGAGAAAAACTTGAAAAGGAAAAACAAAATTTTGCAGTTGTTAAAAAGCAGACAGAAGCCAGAATGGCAACGTTAACGGCAAGACAAAAGAAGGAAGTAGACAAGCTGGAAGCAAGAAATAAAACGGAGCAGCAGATCAAAGATCAGGTTGCTACAGAGAAGAAAGCAATGCAAATGCAAAGAGATAGTGCTGCGTTACAGACACCTCCTCCTGCTGCCACTTTCAAAATCCAAAGATAA
- a CDS encoding TatD family hydrolase codes for MNFFDFHHHKKNVTYGIYNVDIESSVPDSFYSVGIHPQDINPNTIEKQFNWLESVIDENCFTIGECGLDGLISVEMKIQEDIFLRQIKLSNELKKPLVIHCVRKFYEIISIGKIAEQPMIIHGFNKKQSIAEDLLKNNFYLSFGKAVLYNLSLQNTLKKVPLNKIFLETDNDDFNIQELYQKVSEIKGITLEKINEQIKENLETIKNG; via the coding sequence ATGAATTTTTTTGATTTTCATCATCATAAAAAAAATGTGACTTATGGTATTTACAATGTAGATATTGAAAGCTCCGTACCAGACAGTTTCTATTCTGTGGGCATCCATCCCCAGGACATAAATCCCAATACTATTGAAAAACAGTTTAACTGGCTAGAGTCAGTAATTGATGAAAATTGCTTTACCATTGGAGAATGTGGTCTTGATGGATTAATTTCTGTAGAAATGAAAATTCAGGAAGATATTTTTTTAAGACAAATTAAACTGTCAAATGAATTGAAGAAGCCTCTTGTTATTCATTGTGTAAGAAAATTTTACGAGATCATATCAATTGGAAAAATAGCAGAACAACCCATGATTATTCATGGTTTTAATAAAAAACAAAGTATTGCTGAAGATCTTTTGAAAAATAATTTCTATTTGAGTTTTGGAAAAGCTGTTTTGTATAATTTATCTTTGCAAAATACTTTGAAAAAAGTTCCTTTAAATAAGATCTTTTTAGAAACTGATAATGACGATTTTAATATCCAAGAATTATATCAGAAAGTTTCAGAAATAAAGGGTATTACTTTGGAAAAAATTAATGAACAGATTAAAGAAAATTTAGAGACGATAAAAAATGGATAA
- a CDS encoding TetR/AcrR family transcriptional regulator, with product MKKKFTEKQIHILDIAEELIAKKGYEGTSVRDICSKANINVAMISYYFGSKEKMMSYLYQYRVLKTRENFSEFADTIKEGKPEMQMKEIIKYIVSQLFKYNYFHGFVTQELRHTDNLKVELLDFYQLFVKKLDEVIKKGVASGVFTFTPKPEDILTTIIGSTLFVIRNKNFYELYVPSKNEEAYAKEAEKKVRMNLLLSVFAILGYAAD from the coding sequence ATGAAAAAAAAATTTACAGAAAAACAAATCCATATTCTGGATATTGCAGAGGAGCTGATTGCGAAAAAAGGGTATGAAGGGACATCAGTAAGGGATATATGCTCCAAGGCAAATATTAATGTAGCAATGATTTCTTATTACTTTGGTTCCAAAGAAAAAATGATGTCTTACCTTTATCAGTACAGGGTTTTGAAAACCAGAGAAAATTTTTCAGAATTTGCAGATACGATTAAAGAAGGAAAGCCAGAGATGCAAATGAAAGAGATTATAAAGTATATTGTATCTCAGTTATTTAAATATAATTATTTTCATGGATTTGTTACTCAGGAGTTACGACATACAGATAATCTGAAAGTGGAGCTGTTGGATTTTTACCAGCTATTTGTAAAAAAATTAGATGAGGTGATCAAGAAAGGGGTAGCATCAGGAGTCTTTACATTTACTCCTAAACCTGAAGATATACTTACAACAATCATTGGATCTACCTTGTTCGTAATTCGAAATAAAAATTTTTATGAATTGTATGTTCCAAGTAAAAATGAAGAAGCTTATGCTAAAGAAGCCGAAAAAAAAGTAAGAATGAATCTCTTACTCAGTGTTTTTGCAATATTGGGATACGCAGCTGACTAA
- the coaBC gene encoding bifunctional phosphopantothenoylcysteine decarboxylase/phosphopantothenate--cysteine ligase CoaBC, which produces MSVSGKKILIAVSGGIAAYKIHFLIREFIKKDAEVQVIMTSDAEHFVTKLSLSTLSKKPVYTDFYNENGSWNSHVELGLWADVIIIAPCTANTLAKMTHGMCDNLVLATYMSAKCPVFIAPAMDLDMYDHPTTKQNLELAEDFGHFIIPAESGELASGLVGQGRMAEPETIFKAVEHFFSESKSETVLKGKTILITAGPTYEAIDPVRFIGNHSSGKMGFSLAEEAAKRGAKVILISGPSSQTIENKNIDLHKVTSAKEMLDKVFQYYENVDIAIASAAVADYAPKEVAKEKIKKNDDNLTIELVKNPDILKTMGERKVHQFLVGFALETQNEEENAKGKLEKKNLDMIILNSLRDEGAGFKNDTNKIRIFTKTEKKEFELKSKDDVAKDILNFVEYQLLK; this is translated from the coding sequence ATGAGTGTTTCCGGAAAAAAGATTCTTATTGCCGTTTCTGGAGGAATTGCTGCTTACAAAATTCATTTTTTGATAAGAGAGTTTATAAAAAAAGATGCAGAAGTTCAGGTTATTATGACCTCTGATGCGGAGCATTTTGTGACCAAGCTAAGTCTTTCAACATTGTCAAAGAAACCTGTTTATACCGATTTTTATAATGAAAATGGGAGCTGGAACAGTCATGTAGAATTGGGTTTATGGGCAGATGTGATTATTATTGCTCCGTGTACTGCTAATACTTTAGCTAAGATGACACACGGAATGTGTGATAATTTAGTATTAGCAACCTATATGTCGGCGAAATGTCCTGTTTTCATAGCACCTGCAATGGATCTGGATATGTATGATCATCCTACCACAAAACAGAACTTAGAATTGGCAGAGGATTTCGGACATTTTATTATTCCTGCAGAAAGTGGTGAACTGGCGAGTGGTCTAGTAGGTCAGGGAAGGATGGCCGAACCTGAAACAATATTTAAAGCTGTTGAGCATTTTTTTAGCGAAAGTAAAAGCGAAACAGTTTTAAAAGGGAAAACTATCTTAATCACTGCCGGACCAACGTACGAGGCCATTGATCCTGTTCGGTTTATAGGAAATCATTCCTCTGGGAAAATGGGATTTTCATTGGCAGAAGAAGCTGCAAAAAGAGGAGCTAAAGTTATTCTCATTTCCGGTCCAAGTTCTCAAACTATTGAAAATAAAAATATTGATTTACATAAAGTAACCTCGGCAAAAGAGATGTTAGATAAAGTATTTCAATACTATGAAAACGTTGATATTGCTATTGCAAGTGCTGCAGTCGCTGATTATGCTCCAAAAGAAGTGGCCAAAGAGAAAATTAAAAAGAACGATGATAATCTTACGATAGAATTGGTTAAAAATCCGGATATTCTCAAAACAATGGGAGAGAGGAAGGTGCATCAGTTTTTAGTTGGATTTGCTTTGGAAACTCAGAATGAAGAGGAAAATGCAAAGGGGAAATTGGAAAAGAAAAACCTGGATATGATTATCTTGAATTCTCTTCGCGATGAAGGAGCTGGATTTAAAAATGACACCAACAAAATAAGGATATTCACCAAAACCGAAAAGAAAGAATTTGAGCTTAAATCTAAAGATGATGTAGCAAAGGATATTTTGAATTTCGTTGAGTATCAACTTTTAAAATAA